The Erythrobacter sp. JK5 genome includes a region encoding these proteins:
- a CDS encoding restriction endonuclease subunit S — MIEGWREYKIEDLAEIRNQSRVPLSKLERSQRSGPYPYYGASGIIDYVDGFLFEGEHVLISEDGENLKSRKTPIAFKADGRFWVNNHAHILKGKKAFHNDLICHYFSQLDLSAHITGAVQPKLSKASLTSIPILLPEDEGEQETIAEVLSSLDDKIDLLRRQDATLEALAETLFRQSFIENAQDDWEEGTLDDVLTVKGGTTPSTKNEAFWDGDIHWTSPKDLTGNNGLFLLDTARKITPEGLATISSGLLPAGSLLMSSRAPVGCLAFSVNPVAINQGYIGILDEKGFSKEFLILWLKTHMDYVKSYANGSTFQEISKSTFKRLEISKPPEPLRLKFQATVSPIFGRLFENALQIQSLERLRDTLLPRLMSGAVRVDLSA, encoded by the coding sequence GTGATCGAGGGGTGGCGAGAATACAAAATCGAGGACTTAGCTGAAATCAGGAATCAGTCTCGCGTTCCGTTGAGCAAACTTGAGCGGTCGCAACGGAGCGGGCCGTATCCGTACTACGGGGCTTCGGGGATCATCGATTATGTCGATGGCTTTCTGTTTGAAGGAGAGCACGTTCTCATCTCGGAGGACGGGGAGAACTTAAAATCTCGAAAAACTCCGATTGCGTTCAAGGCTGATGGACGGTTCTGGGTCAACAATCATGCGCATATTTTGAAGGGTAAGAAGGCTTTTCACAATGATCTGATCTGCCACTATTTCAGTCAGTTGGACTTGAGCGCTCACATCACAGGCGCTGTCCAGCCGAAGCTAAGCAAGGCAAGCCTAACCAGCATTCCGATACTCCTTCCGGAAGATGAGGGCGAACAAGAAACGATTGCGGAGGTCCTTTCATCGCTAGACGACAAGATTGATCTGCTTCGCCGCCAGGACGCCACTCTGGAGGCGCTTGCCGAGACCCTCTTCCGACAGTCTTTCATCGAAAACGCACAAGATGATTGGGAAGAGGGCACTCTTGATGATGTGCTGACAGTGAAAGGCGGAACGACGCCGAGCACGAAGAACGAAGCCTTCTGGGATGGGGACATCCATTGGACTAGTCCGAAGGACTTGACCGGAAACAATGGGCTTTTCTTGCTAGACACAGCACGCAAAATCACACCGGAAGGGCTCGCAACGATTAGTTCTGGCTTGCTTCCGGCTGGGTCACTCTTGATGTCTTCAAGGGCACCCGTTGGCTGTTTGGCGTTCTCGGTAAATCCTGTGGCGATCAATCAAGGATACATAGGCATTCTGGATGAAAAGGGTTTCTCGAAAGAGTTTCTAATTCTTTGGCTCAAAACTCACATGGATTACGTCAAGAGCTATGCCAACGGTTCGACGTTCCAAGAGATCAGTAAGTCGACTTTCAAGAGGTTGGAAATCTCGAAGCCGCCCGAACCATTGCGACTTAAGTTTCAGGCAACCGTTTCGCCAATTTTCGGAAGACTATTCGAAAACGCCCTGCAAATTCAGAGTCTGGAGCGGCTTCGCGATACATTGCTGCCTCGACTTATGTCAGGTGCCGTGAGGGTCGACCTCAGCGCATGA
- a CDS encoding abortive infection family protein encodes MSIERLEAIIDQHGRWSDLKVYTDRIEAHAESDFSHALENAKALLETICKEICASKGVDMGAAASIQALMKRAFKEIGYPPSDLVTQVSTSLGTIGQKMGELRNQISPTSHGKTLDDLKKRNDLIDDLTREFLIDTTVSVASLMIRTFEGASPRTKPKDVLLYTDCEDFNELLDETNEPFQIGINSYPASEAFYGVDRTSYESEYRKFLEGDDE; translated from the coding sequence ATGAGTATCGAACGTCTTGAAGCGATAATTGACCAACACGGGCGTTGGTCTGATCTGAAGGTTTACACTGACCGGATTGAAGCTCATGCCGAAAGTGATTTCAGTCATGCGCTGGAGAATGCGAAGGCGCTGTTGGAGACAATTTGCAAAGAGATTTGCGCTTCCAAGGGCGTGGACATGGGTGCGGCTGCGTCCATCCAAGCCCTTATGAAACGGGCGTTTAAGGAAATAGGCTATCCGCCCAGCGATTTGGTAACGCAGGTCTCCACTTCTCTCGGCACCATTGGCCAGAAAATGGGGGAGTTGAGGAACCAGATCAGCCCCACGTCTCATGGAAAGACACTGGATGATCTCAAGAAGAGAAATGACCTCATCGACGACCTAACAAGAGAGTTCCTGATTGATACGACAGTTTCCGTCGCCTCTCTCATGATCCGGACCTTTGAAGGGGCAAGCCCAAGGACGAAGCCTAAGGACGTTTTGCTGTACACCGATTGCGAGGACTTCAACGAACTGCTGGACGAGACCAACGAGCCCTTCCAAATTGGCATAAACAGCTACCCTGCAAGTGAAGCATTCTACGGCGTTGATCGCACTTCTTACGAGTCAGAATATCGCAAGTTCTTGGAGGGTGACGATGAATAA
- a CDS encoding type I restriction endonuclease subunit R — protein sequence MNKLTESEIEEFAISLLERQGYDYLYAPEIAPDGDRPERASFADVVLVDRLREAVARINPNIPPDSREEAIRQVLCFTAPDLIANNQAFHRLLTEGVNVSRNAEGSERGDLVWLVDFDNPEINTFLAVNQFTVIEEQVQKRPDIILFVNGLPLGVIELKNAGDEQATVKSAFKQIETYKATIPSLFAYNGLCMISDGLEAKAGSISAGWSRFMKWKTADGLSEANPLVGEMETMIAGTLNKATFLDLIRHFNVFETAEKQDPKTGLVTVQTIKKLASYHQYYAVNKAVQSTLRAAGFINSRGQRRKGDLREDPLKYGLPTTSGKPASDRKGGVVWHTQGSGKSLSMVFYAGKIVLAMDNPTIVVITDRNDLDDQLFDTFASSRQLLRQDPVQADSQKHLKELLKVSSGGIVFTTIQKFHPDEGNVYETLSERENIIVLADEAHRTQYGFRAKTIDEKDDDGNVVGKKTVYGFAKYMRDALPHATYLGFTGTPVESTDANTAQVFGDYVDVYDIAQAVEDGATVPIFYESRLAKIRLSEQGQELVKALDDELAQEDLTENQKSLAKWTQLEALIGADDRVKRVAYDIVEHFTARQQVNNGGKGMIVAMSRRIAADLFDAIVALRPDWNDEDLAKGKIKIVMTAASSDGPDIAKHHTTKGQRRDLAERMRNPNDPLELVIVRDMWLTGFDAPSMHTLYIDKPMRGHNLMQAIARVNRVYGDKEGGLVVDYLGIAHDLKKALSFYSDGGGKGDPAVAQEQAVAAMLEKLEVVSQMFHGFAYEEYFTANTGRKLSIILEAEDHILGLENGKTRFVNEVSALSGALSIAIPHEQAMDAKDEVAFFQAVKARLVKFDASGAGRTDEELETAIRQTIDQALVSEQVIDIFDAAGIKKPDISILSDEFLADVKNHKHENVALELLKRLLDGEIKARTKSNLVQSKSLMEMLQDSIKRYHNKVITAAEFMDELIGHAKHMRDLDKEPEELGLSAEEYAFYTAVANNESARELMEKEKLRELAIVLFEKVRENASIDWTIKESVRAKLKVIIKRTLRQFGYPPDMQLLATETVLEQAKLIAQELNGAG from the coding sequence ATGAATAAGCTCACCGAATCTGAGATCGAAGAGTTCGCAATTTCGCTCCTCGAACGGCAGGGCTATGACTATCTATACGCCCCTGAGATTGCGCCCGATGGCGACCGGCCTGAGCGGGCCAGCTTTGCCGATGTCGTGCTGGTGGATCGGCTGCGCGAAGCGGTGGCCCGGATCAATCCAAACATCCCGCCAGACAGCCGCGAGGAGGCCATCCGGCAGGTGCTGTGTTTTACCGCGCCGGACCTGATCGCCAACAATCAGGCGTTCCACCGCCTCCTGACCGAAGGTGTGAACGTCTCGCGCAATGCGGAGGGTAGTGAGCGCGGCGACCTTGTCTGGCTAGTAGATTTCGACAATCCGGAGATCAACACGTTCCTCGCCGTGAACCAGTTCACCGTTATCGAGGAACAGGTGCAGAAACGGCCCGACATCATTCTGTTCGTCAACGGCCTACCGCTGGGCGTGATCGAGCTGAAGAATGCAGGCGATGAACAGGCGACGGTCAAATCTGCTTTCAAGCAGATCGAAACCTACAAGGCGACGATACCTTCGCTCTTCGCTTACAACGGCCTGTGCATGATCTCTGACGGTCTGGAGGCGAAGGCCGGATCGATCTCTGCCGGGTGGTCCCGCTTCATGAAGTGGAAGACCGCCGATGGTCTCTCCGAGGCAAACCCGTTGGTCGGCGAAATGGAGACAATGATCGCCGGAACGCTGAATAAGGCCACGTTCCTCGACCTGATCCGGCATTTCAATGTCTTCGAGACGGCGGAGAAGCAAGACCCCAAGACCGGGCTTGTCACCGTCCAGACGATCAAGAAGCTCGCCAGCTATCACCAGTACTACGCGGTGAACAAAGCCGTGCAATCGACCCTGCGCGCGGCTGGATTCATCAATTCCCGTGGCCAGCGGAGAAAAGGTGATCTGCGCGAAGACCCTTTGAAGTACGGTCTGCCCACCACGAGCGGCAAACCCGCCAGCGACCGCAAGGGTGGGGTCGTCTGGCATACGCAAGGTTCGGGCAAATCGCTTTCGATGGTGTTCTATGCGGGCAAGATAGTGCTCGCGATGGACAATCCGACGATTGTTGTAATCACAGACCGTAATGATCTGGATGATCAGTTGTTCGACACTTTCGCCAGCTCGCGCCAATTGTTGCGACAAGACCCGGTACAGGCCGATAGCCAGAAACATCTGAAGGAGCTGCTCAAGGTCAGCTCTGGCGGGATCGTCTTCACCACCATCCAGAAATTCCACCCGGATGAGGGCAACGTCTACGAAACGCTTTCGGAGCGCGAGAACATCATCGTGCTGGCGGACGAAGCGCACCGCACTCAGTACGGCTTCCGCGCCAAGACCATCGACGAGAAGGACGACGACGGAAATGTAGTCGGCAAGAAGACGGTCTACGGCTTCGCCAAGTATATGCGCGATGCCTTGCCGCACGCGACGTATCTCGGCTTCACCGGTACACCTGTTGAAAGCACCGATGCCAACACCGCGCAGGTATTTGGCGACTACGTCGATGTTTATGACATCGCGCAGGCCGTGGAAGACGGCGCGACTGTCCCGATCTTCTACGAAAGCCGCTTGGCGAAAATTCGCCTGAGCGAGCAAGGGCAGGAGCTAGTCAAGGCCCTGGACGATGAGCTCGCGCAAGAAGACCTGACTGAAAACCAGAAGAGCCTAGCCAAGTGGACGCAGCTCGAAGCGCTGATTGGGGCGGACGACCGTGTGAAGCGCGTAGCCTATGACATCGTGGAGCACTTCACCGCCCGCCAACAAGTGAACAACGGCGGCAAGGGCATGATCGTAGCGATGTCGCGCCGGATCGCTGCTGATCTGTTCGATGCCATTGTCGCCCTACGCCCTGATTGGAACGATGAAGACCTCGCCAAAGGCAAAATCAAAATTGTGATGACCGCTGCCTCTTCCGATGGACCGGACATCGCCAAGCACCACACAACCAAGGGCCAGCGCCGCGATCTGGCGGAGCGGATGCGCAATCCAAACGATCCACTCGAACTGGTTATTGTTCGCGACATGTGGCTGACGGGCTTTGACGCGCCTTCGATGCACACGCTCTACATCGACAAACCGATGAGGGGGCACAACCTGATGCAGGCCATTGCCCGTGTGAACCGCGTCTATGGTGACAAAGAGGGCGGACTGGTTGTCGACTACCTCGGAATTGCGCACGACTTGAAGAAGGCGCTTAGCTTTTACTCCGACGGGGGTGGCAAGGGTGATCCAGCCGTTGCGCAGGAGCAGGCCGTTGCTGCAATGCTGGAGAAGCTCGAAGTCGTCTCACAGATGTTCCATGGCTTCGCCTATGAAGAGTATTTCACGGCAAACACAGGCCGCAAGCTATCAATTATCCTTGAAGCCGAAGACCACATTCTTGGCCTAGAGAATGGCAAGACCCGCTTCGTGAACGAGGTAAGCGCGCTGTCGGGGGCGCTCTCGATTGCTATTCCCCATGAGCAAGCGATGGATGCCAAGGACGAGGTCGCATTCTTTCAAGCGGTGAAGGCGCGGCTGGTGAAGTTCGATGCATCAGGCGCTGGTCGCACCGACGAAGAGCTTGAAACCGCCATCCGCCAGACCATCGATCAGGCTCTAGTGAGTGAGCAGGTAATCGACATCTTCGATGCGGCTGGGATCAAGAAGCCAGATATTTCGATACTATCCGACGAGTTCCTTGCGGATGTCAAAAACCACAAGCACGAGAACGTCGCGCTCGAGCTGCTCAAGCGTCTGCTTGATGGAGAGATCAAAGCCCGCACGAAGAGCAACCTCGTGCAGAGCAAGTCGCTGATGGAAATGCTCCAGGACTCTATCAAGCGCTATCACAACAAGGTGATCACGGCGGCAGAGTTCATGGACGAGCTGATTGGCCACGCGAAGCATATGCGCGACCTAGACAAGGAGCCGGAAGAACTTGGTCTAAGTGCCGAGGAGTATGCATTCTACACGGCGGTTGCCAACAATGAGAGTGCGCGAGAGCTGATGGAGAAAGAGAAACTTCGCGAGTTGGCTATCGTGCTGTTTGAGAAAGTTCGAGAGAACGCCTCAATCGACTGGACAATCAAAGAGAGCGTGCGGGCTAAGCTCAAGGTCATCATCAAACGCACCCTGCGCCAGTTCGGCTATCCGCCAGACATGCAGTTGCTGGCTACTGAGACAGTCTTGGAGCAAGCGAAACTTATCGCACAGGAACTGAATGGGGCAGGCTGA
- a CDS encoding phage tail protein, with translation MEGYLAQIIMFGGNFAPRNWAFCHGQLLAISSNSALFSLLGTAYGGDGRTTFGLPDLRGRVPIGQGAGPGLPNNILGQKGGSPTTTLTVANLPPHNHAATLHAESDVGSSGAPTNALLGVVTGATKIYAPSVPADQVAMHPDSITVGNTGGGTSFSNEQPYQVLHYVICTQGIYPSRN, from the coding sequence ATGGAAGGATATCTCGCTCAGATCATCATGTTCGGGGGCAACTTTGCCCCGCGCAACTGGGCATTCTGCCACGGTCAGTTGCTCGCCATCAGTTCCAATTCCGCGCTGTTCTCGCTCCTGGGAACCGCCTATGGCGGCGACGGGCGGACCACTTTCGGGCTTCCGGATCTGCGAGGCCGCGTGCCGATCGGTCAGGGTGCCGGTCCGGGATTGCCCAACAATATACTCGGACAGAAGGGCGGAAGTCCGACAACGACTCTGACCGTCGCCAATCTTCCGCCGCACAATCACGCTGCCACCCTGCACGCGGAAAGCGACGTGGGCAGCTCGGGGGCGCCGACCAATGCGCTGCTCGGCGTGGTCACCGGCGCGACCAAGATCTATGCGCCGTCGGTTCCTGCAGACCAGGTCGCGATGCATCCCGACAGCATCACCGTGGGCAACACCGGCGGCGGCACGTCGTTCAGCAACGAACAGCCGTATCAGGTGCTGCATTATGTCATTTGCACCCAAGGGATCTATCCGAGCAGGAACTGA
- a CDS encoding phage tail protein: MDPFIGQIVMFGGNFAPRGWAFCDGQLLSIAQNTALFSILGTIYGGDGRTNFALPEMRGRVVMHEGNGPGLDPKNLGERGGVNTNTLTVNNLPPHNHTATLHAESDVGTSGNPTNSMLGVITGANKIYAPSVPAANVPMHPDSIVVSNTGSGQSFTNEPPYTVVNYIIALVGTFPSRN; encoded by the coding sequence ATGGACCCGTTTATTGGACAGATCGTGATGTTTGGGGGCAATTTCGCTCCGCGTGGCTGGGCATTTTGCGATGGGCAATTGCTGTCGATCGCGCAGAATACGGCGCTGTTTTCGATCCTTGGGACGATTTACGGCGGCGATGGGCGGACGAATTTCGCGCTGCCGGAAATGCGCGGCCGCGTGGTTATGCACGAGGGCAACGGGCCCGGACTCGATCCGAAAAACCTCGGCGAGCGCGGCGGCGTCAACACCAATACGCTGACTGTGAACAATCTGCCGCCGCACAATCACACCGCCACCCTGCACGCGGAAAGCGATGTCGGCACTTCGGGCAACCCGACGAATTCGATGCTCGGCGTGATCACCGGTGCGAACAAGATCTACGCCCCGTCGGTCCCGGCGGCGAACGTGCCGATGCATCCGGACAGCATCGTCGTGTCGAACACCGGCAGCGGGCAGTCGTTCACCAACGAGCCGCCGTACACGGTCGTCAACTACATCATCGCGCTGGTCGGAACCTTCCCGAGCCGCAACTGA
- a CDS encoding asparagine synthase-related protein: MFAAILMRGSRAAPQELATGEALLAAMMPFAKPDKQGVWQGDHAIVAQALWHNTPESLHEHAPETCPETGRVIASWMRLDNRAELCAELGLQPRATLTDPQIVLVAHRRWGRDCAARLEGDFSFVIYDPARHEAWCARDAIGAKPLYYILTDEHFVAATSVAVMRVLTGQALAPSREWIALFASVLNFAHTQAAYEEVKKLPSAHDLLIVREGTCEPREFFAFDLAAPHATRRDVRWVERYRDAFDRAVADRARSHFLIGAEATGGLDSSSVIASLAERLPHDRDDFHTFAMIAMEDEPETVMACAAMCDIRHTHVLMQPRLLRVDAAFDRALATLGHPPEHGQPLVYPEFFEWCGMLGIRTLFSGFGGDEVATSYAKPLIDELHARGEYRAMLDELGGSLPRRLVRLARRLKRGPEDPDLAMRQLIATKLDVACLRRDFVEDSGLAQQLEEWVCPERSELTLNTLAGLYPGFRLGRQGRLESSVIYAASYGMDYRFPLLDRRLIQQFFATPSIEKRRRDMGRYLHRRAVAGRIPDRIAWQVGKSMGGFIGGRPPLEDPPAMAFEELPDVLRSIIDPAAFADTAQALHRSRDRFEDSDMRRRMYFWQLRQVSIWLDETR; encoded by the coding sequence GTGTTCGCCGCCATCTTGATGCGCGGCTCGCGCGCCGCGCCGCAGGAGCTCGCAACCGGCGAGGCGCTGCTTGCGGCGATGATGCCCTTTGCGAAACCCGACAAGCAGGGTGTGTGGCAAGGCGATCACGCGATCGTCGCGCAGGCGCTGTGGCACAACACGCCCGAATCGCTCCACGAGCACGCGCCCGAAACCTGCCCCGAAACCGGCCGGGTGATCGCCAGCTGGATGCGGCTCGATAATCGCGCGGAGCTGTGCGCCGAACTCGGCCTGCAGCCCCGGGCGACGCTCACCGACCCGCAGATTGTGCTCGTCGCGCATCGCCGCTGGGGCCGCGATTGTGCGGCCAGGCTTGAAGGCGATTTCAGCTTCGTCATCTACGATCCCGCCCGGCATGAAGCCTGGTGCGCACGCGACGCGATCGGAGCCAAGCCGCTTTACTACATCCTGACCGATGAGCATTTCGTCGCCGCCACTTCGGTCGCGGTGATGCGAGTGCTGACGGGGCAGGCGTTGGCCCCGAGCCGCGAATGGATCGCACTGTTCGCATCGGTGCTCAATTTCGCGCATACGCAGGCCGCTTACGAAGAGGTGAAGAAGCTTCCGTCAGCGCACGACCTGTTGATCGTTCGTGAGGGAACGTGCGAGCCGCGCGAATTCTTTGCATTCGATCTCGCAGCGCCGCACGCGACCCGCCGCGACGTTCGCTGGGTCGAGCGTTATCGCGATGCGTTCGACCGTGCAGTCGCGGATCGCGCGCGCAGCCACTTCCTGATCGGTGCCGAAGCGACCGGCGGGCTCGATTCGTCATCGGTGATTGCGTCGCTCGCCGAACGCCTGCCGCATGATCGCGACGATTTTCACACCTTCGCAATGATCGCGATGGAAGATGAGCCAGAAACGGTGATGGCGTGCGCGGCGATGTGCGACATCCGCCATACCCACGTCCTGATGCAGCCGAGGCTGTTGCGCGTCGATGCCGCATTCGATCGCGCGCTGGCGACCCTCGGCCATCCGCCCGAACATGGCCAGCCGCTGGTCTACCCGGAATTTTTCGAGTGGTGCGGCATGTTGGGGATCAGGACCCTGTTCTCCGGCTTCGGCGGCGACGAGGTCGCCACCAGCTATGCCAAGCCCCTGATCGACGAACTGCATGCGCGGGGCGAATACCGTGCCATGCTCGACGAGCTAGGAGGCTCGCTGCCGCGTCGGCTCGTGCGCCTCGCGAGGCGCCTGAAGCGCGGCCCCGAGGACCCCGATCTCGCCATGCGGCAGCTGATCGCCACGAAGCTCGATGTCGCTTGCCTGCGCCGCGACTTTGTCGAAGACTCGGGCCTGGCGCAGCAGCTCGAAGAGTGGGTTTGCCCCGAACGATCCGAGCTGACGCTCAACACGCTGGCCGGGCTCTATCCCGGATTCCGGCTTGGGCGACAGGGGCGGCTCGAAAGCTCGGTCATCTATGCTGCCAGTTACGGCATGGATTACCGCTTTCCACTGCTCGACCGGCGACTGATCCAGCAATTCTTCGCGACGCCCTCGATCGAGAAGCGGCGCCGGGACATGGGGCGATATCTCCACCGCCGGGCCGTCGCCGGAAGAATTCCCGATCGGATCGCATGGCAGGTCGGCAAGAGCATGGGCGGGTTTATCGGCGGGCGGCCACCGCTAGAAGACCCGCCGGCCATGGCATTCGAAGAATTGCCGGACGTTTTGCGTTCGATCATCGACCCTGCGGCCTTCGCCGATACCGCGCAGGCGCTGCATCGTTCGCGCGACCGGTTCGAAGATTCCGACATGCGCCGCCGAATGTACTTCTGGCAATTGCGGCAGGTGTCGATCTGGCTGGACGAGACCCGCTGA
- a CDS encoding PqqD family peptide modification chaperone: protein MTAPSFAPDTRLTQTVGVVAAEMDGETVMMDIDKGVYFAITGTGSQIWAAMDSPATLEEIVAELRREFDTSDVEDLERTVAEFVDKLLSNGLVTAAN from the coding sequence ATGACCGCACCATCGTTTGCACCCGACACCAGGCTCACACAAACCGTCGGCGTCGTCGCCGCCGAAATGGACGGCGAGACCGTGATGATGGACATCGACAAGGGGGTGTATTTCGCGATCACGGGCACAGGCAGTCAGATCTGGGCGGCGATGGACAGCCCGGCGACGCTCGAGGAAATCGTCGCCGAGCTGCGGCGCGAATTCGACACAAGCGACGTGGAGGATCTTGAACGAACCGTCGCCGAATTCGTCGACAAGCTGCTCAGCAACGGACTCGTAACCGCCGCCAACTGA
- a CDS encoding lasso peptide biosynthesis B2 protein — protein MLGKALELFPALGRKLRTAAGLPIATVGLTGAVWVLLWPARLAVAIFPLRRLVRFYGRDHGARVVIPEASSRELDLARQIGEAIAIAVRYSPASANCYPQALVARALLRWRRVPHGLFFGLRRGSDDKEMEAHAWVMVGDCAVSGGNSFDQYTVVRCFSSPGVR, from the coding sequence ATGCTTGGCAAGGCATTGGAACTGTTCCCGGCGCTTGGGCGAAAACTGCGGACGGCCGCCGGATTGCCGATCGCAACGGTGGGCCTGACGGGCGCGGTGTGGGTGCTGTTGTGGCCCGCCCGACTGGCGGTGGCCATCTTTCCGTTGCGCCGGCTGGTGCGTTTCTACGGGCGCGATCATGGCGCGCGGGTCGTGATCCCCGAAGCATCGTCCCGCGAACTGGACCTTGCCCGTCAGATCGGCGAAGCGATCGCGATCGCGGTGCGCTACAGCCCGGCTTCCGCCAATTGCTATCCGCAGGCGCTGGTGGCGCGGGCGCTGCTGCGCTGGCGGCGCGTGCCGCACGGTCTGTTCTTCGGATTGCGCCGGGGCTCCGACGACAAGGAGATGGAGGCGCATGCCTGGGTGATGGTTGGCGATTGCGCGGTGAGCGGCGGCAACAGCTTCGATCAATACACCGTGGTCCGCTGCTTCTCTTCGCCCGGTGTCCGCTAG